In Bradyrhizobium sp. 1(2017), one DNA window encodes the following:
- a CDS encoding class I SAM-dependent methyltransferase, with the protein MLARDWYYNERNRMGIEPAVASIYDSHEDADLRARAALKTLGVQRGWRIADIGCGNGVLATEAALMGAEVDAIDISPAMLALAEIYARDRKAPVRTQSAGLLSFSYEAESYDLIVSEFTLHHLPDFWKAVAMSRIYRALKPGGSFYLRDIVYASMPDAVERDVEQWADFQIKNHDFSRDGVVTHMRDEYSTFGWVMERMLTDVGFMLVSADYHAPMHGTYLLRKPKAGEQG; encoded by the coding sequence ATGCTGGCGCGCGACTGGTATTATAACGAGCGGAACCGGATGGGCATCGAGCCCGCGGTGGCCTCGATCTACGACAGCCACGAGGATGCCGATTTGCGGGCGCGCGCCGCGCTGAAAACGCTCGGGGTCCAGCGCGGCTGGCGCATCGCCGACATCGGCTGCGGCAACGGCGTGCTCGCCACCGAAGCCGCCCTGATGGGCGCCGAGGTCGACGCCATCGACATCTCGCCGGCGATGCTGGCGCTCGCCGAGATCTACGCGCGTGACCGCAAGGCGCCGGTGCGCACCCAATCGGCCGGCCTGCTCAGCTTTTCCTACGAGGCGGAGTCCTACGATCTGATCGTCAGCGAGTTCACGCTGCATCATCTGCCGGACTTCTGGAAGGCGGTTGCGATGTCGCGGATCTACCGCGCGCTCAAGCCGGGCGGAAGCTTCTACTTGCGCGACATCGTCTATGCGTCGATGCCCGATGCCGTCGAGCGCGACGTCGAGCAATGGGCCGATTTCCAGATCAAGAACCACGACTTTTCGCGCGATGGCGTCGTCACGCACATGCGCGACGAATATTCCACCTTCGGCTGGGTCATGGAACGGATGCTGACCGACGTCGGCTTCATGCTGGTCTCGGCCGATTACCACGCCCCCATGCACGGCACTTACCTGTTGCGGAAACCGAAAGCCGGCGAGCAAGGCTAG
- the miaA gene encoding tRNA (adenosine(37)-N6)-dimethylallyltransferase MiaA has product MSERQVGRSPVGKAVLIAGPTASGKSALALELALAAGGVVINADSMQVYRDLRIITARPTGADEALVPHRLYGHVDAAVNFSAGAWVSDAAKALEEATSEGRLPIFIGGTGLYFKALTAGLSVVPPIPGEVREDVRARLERNGVEALHAELARRDPRAAERLNPRDRTRIARALEVIEATGRSLLDWHREGQPPLLPKDSFHAVFLAPERDDLYARIDARFDAMLGAGALREAERLAARRLDPLLPAMKAHGVPALIRHLRGELSLEEAAAIGRADTRHYAKRQFTWFRHQLPEFEWVRLEEARGWLAAVVRATEDPD; this is encoded by the coding sequence GTGAGCGAGAGGCAAGTCGGCAGAAGTCCTGTTGGCAAGGCCGTGCTTATCGCAGGCCCGACCGCCAGCGGCAAGTCGGCGCTGGCGCTGGAGCTCGCGCTCGCTGCCGGCGGCGTCGTCATCAATGCCGATTCCATGCAGGTCTATCGTGATCTGCGCATCATCACGGCGCGGCCGACGGGGGCGGATGAGGCGCTCGTGCCGCATCGTCTCTATGGCCATGTCGATGCGGCCGTGAATTTCTCGGCCGGCGCCTGGGTAAGCGACGCGGCGAAGGCACTCGAAGAGGCGACGTCCGAGGGCCGCCTGCCGATCTTCATCGGCGGCACCGGGCTCTATTTCAAGGCGCTGACGGCGGGCCTTTCCGTGGTGCCGCCAATTCCTGGAGAGGTGCGCGAGGACGTGCGCGCGCGGCTGGAGCGGAACGGCGTCGAGGCGCTGCACGCGGAACTTGCGCGCCGCGATCCGCGTGCAGCCGAACGATTGAATCCGCGCGACCGCACCCGCATCGCGCGTGCGCTCGAAGTGATTGAGGCGACCGGCCGGTCGCTGCTCGACTGGCACCGGGAGGGGCAGCCGCCCTTGCTGCCCAAGGACAGTTTTCACGCGGTGTTTCTCGCCCCCGAGCGCGACGATCTCTATGCCCGCATCGATGCCCGCTTCGATGCCATGCTGGGTGCCGGCGCGCTGAGGGAGGCCGAGCGGCTCGCCGCCAGACGGCTCGATCCCCTGCTGCCGGCGATGAAGGCCCATGGCGTGCCGGCTTTGATCCGGCATCTGCGCGGTGAGCTCAGCCTGGAGGAGGCCGCTGCGATCGGCCGTGCCGATACCCGCCACTATGCCAAGCGCCAGTTCACCTGGTTCCGGCATCAATTGCCCGAATTCGAATGGGTGAGACTGGAGGAGGCGAGGGGATGGCTCGCGGCGGTTGTGCGCGCGACCGAGGACCCCGACTGA
- the ilvN gene encoding acetolactate synthase small subunit produces the protein MNQPASAYFIEDRHDPNETHTLAVLVQNEPGVLARVIGLFSGRGYNIESLTVSETEAQKHLSRITIVTTGTPMVIEQIKHQLDRMIPVYRVVDMTLTKRSIERELAMVKVRGQGEHRVEALRLADAFRARVIDATTESFVFEITGNTDKINQYIDLMRPLGLVEVSRTGVAAIGRGPEGM, from the coding sequence ATGAACCAGCCCGCATCCGCCTATTTCATCGAAGACCGCCACGATCCCAACGAGACGCACACGCTGGCGGTGCTGGTGCAGAACGAGCCGGGCGTGCTCGCACGCGTCATCGGCCTGTTCTCGGGCCGTGGCTACAACATCGAAAGCCTCACGGTCTCGGAGACGGAAGCGCAGAAGCACCTGTCGCGCATCACCATCGTCACCACGGGCACGCCGATGGTGATCGAACAGATCAAGCACCAGCTCGACCGCATGATCCCGGTCTACCGCGTCGTCGACATGACCCTGACCAAGCGATCGATCGAGCGGGAGCTCGCCATGGTGAAGGTGCGCGGGCAGGGCGAGCACCGGGTCGAGGCGCTCAGGCTGGCGGATGCGTTCCGCGCCCGCGTGATCGACGCCACCACCGAGAGCTTTGTGTTCGAGATCACAGGCAATACGGACAAGATCAATCAGTATATCGACCTGATGCGCCCGCTCGGCCTCGTCGAGGTGTCGCGCACCGGTGTTGCCGCGATCGGTCGCGGGCCCGAAGGGATGTGA
- a CDS encoding Do family serine endopeptidase: MTAATIAPSRLHHWVRTGLAALAIGAFGAFGTPAQARGPDGIADVAEKVIDAVVNISTSQNVEAKGGGSNTMPQLPPGSPFEEFFDDFFKNRRGPGGGSKGGENTPPRKTNSLGSGFIIDTAGVVVTNNHVIADADEIHVILNDGTKIKAELVGVDKKTDLAVLKIKPPKPLVAVKFGDSDKLRLGDWVVAIGNPFSLGGTVTAGIVSAKNRDISSGPYDSYIQTDASINRGNSGGPLFNLDGDVIGVNTLIISPSGGSIGIGFAVPSKTVVGVVDQLRQFGELRRGWLGVRIQSVTDEIAESLNIKPARGALVAGVDDKGPAKPAGIEPGDVVVKFDGKDVKDPKDLSRVVADTAVGKEVDVIIIRKGQEQTKKVTLGRLQDPEKVQAAVKTDEPAPEKPVTQKALGLDLATLSKDLRTRYKIKESVKGVVVTSVDANSDAAEKRLSAGDVIVEVAQEAVSSGADIQKRVDQLKKDGKKSVLLLVSNADGELRFVALSVQ; the protein is encoded by the coding sequence ATGACCGCTGCCACCATTGCCCCGTCCCGCTTGCACCATTGGGTGCGAACCGGGCTGGCCGCGCTCGCCATCGGTGCTTTCGGCGCGTTCGGCACGCCGGCTCAGGCGCGTGGACCGGACGGCATCGCCGACGTCGCCGAGAAGGTGATCGACGCGGTCGTCAACATCTCCACCTCGCAGAACGTCGAGGCCAAGGGCGGCGGCAGCAACACCATGCCGCAACTGCCGCCCGGCTCGCCCTTCGAGGAGTTCTTCGACGACTTCTTCAAGAACCGCAGGGGTCCCGGCGGCGGCAGCAAGGGTGGCGAGAACACCCCGCCGCGCAAGACCAACTCGCTCGGAAGCGGCTTCATCATCGACACCGCGGGCGTAGTCGTGACCAACAATCACGTCATCGCCGACGCCGACGAGATACACGTCATCCTCAACGACGGCACCAAGATCAAGGCCGAGCTGGTCGGCGTCGACAAGAAGACCGATCTCGCCGTGCTCAAGATCAAGCCGCCGAAGCCACTGGTCGCGGTGAAGTTCGGCGACTCCGACAAGCTGCGCCTCGGCGACTGGGTGGTCGCGATCGGCAATCCCTTCAGCCTCGGTGGCACTGTGACGGCCGGCATCGTCTCGGCCAAGAACCGCGACATCTCCTCGGGACCGTATGACAGCTACATCCAGACCGACGCTTCGATCAATCGCGGCAATTCCGGCGGTCCGCTGTTCAACCTCGACGGCGACGTCATCGGCGTCAACACGCTGATCATATCTCCCTCCGGCGGCTCCATCGGCATCGGCTTCGCCGTGCCGTCGAAGACGGTTGTGGGCGTCGTCGACCAGCTTCGGCAGTTCGGCGAGCTGCGCCGCGGCTGGCTTGGGGTGCGCATCCAGAGCGTCACCGACGAGATCGCCGAGAGCCTCAACATCAAGCCGGCGCGCGGCGCGCTGGTCGCGGGCGTCGACGACAAGGGCCCGGCAAAGCCGGCCGGCATCGAGCCCGGCGACGTTGTCGTCAAGTTCGACGGCAAGGACGTCAAGGATCCGAAGGACCTGTCCCGCGTCGTCGCCGACACGGCGGTCGGCAAGGAGGTCGACGTCATCATCATCCGCAAGGGGCAGGAGCAGACCAAGAAGGTCACCCTCGGCCGCCTGCAGGATCCCGAAAAGGTGCAGGCCGCGGTGAAGACCGATGAGCCTGCGCCCGAGAAGCCGGTGACGCAGAAGGCGCTCGGCCTCGATCTGGCAACGCTGAGCAAGGATTTGCGCACGCGCTACAAGATCAAGGAGAGCGTCAAGGGCGTGGTCGTCACCAGTGTCGATGCCAATTCCGACGCCGCCGAAAAGCGGCTCTCCGCCGGCGATGTCATCGTCGAGGTGGCGCAGGAGGCGGTGTCGAGCGGCGCCGACATCCAGAAGCGGGTCGATCAGCTCAAGAAGGACGGCAAGAAGTCGGTGCTGCTGCTGGTCTCCAATGCCGACGGCGAGCTGCGCTTCGTGGCGCTGAGCGTGCAGTAA
- the serB gene encoding phosphoserine phosphatase SerB, translating into MSLVATLICNPDNPALDSTIVDGARAVLPQAAPAHWLFDGVAVDIPFGADSNLGGDRHAIEQRLRELRGDLPIDIVVQPAGFRRKKLFLADMDSTMIGQECIDELADFVGVKAHVAAITERAMRGEIEFEPALRERVALLKDLPASAVDEVLAKRITLTPGGRALVATMRAHGAYTCLVSGGFTLFTTAVAAKIGFQENRANELVVRDGKFTGEVKEPILGRAAKLATLVDLMESFDLDDLDSVVVGDGANDLAMIQAAGLGVAYHAKPAVAAAAAARIDHGDLTALLYAQGYRRDEFVEA; encoded by the coding sequence ATGTCCCTCGTCGCCACGCTGATCTGCAATCCCGACAATCCCGCCCTCGACTCTACCATCGTCGACGGCGCCCGCGCCGTGCTGCCTCAGGCAGCTCCCGCGCACTGGCTGTTCGACGGGGTTGCGGTCGACATTCCGTTCGGGGCCGACAGTAACCTCGGAGGCGACCGTCACGCCATCGAGCAGCGGCTCCGCGAGCTTCGCGGCGACCTGCCCATCGATATCGTCGTGCAGCCAGCCGGCTTCCGGCGCAAGAAGCTTTTTCTCGCCGACATGGATTCCACCATGATCGGCCAGGAATGCATCGACGAGCTTGCCGACTTCGTCGGGGTGAAGGCGCATGTGGCCGCCATCACCGAGCGCGCGATGCGCGGCGAGATCGAGTTCGAGCCGGCGCTGCGCGAGCGCGTGGCCCTGCTGAAGGACCTGCCCGCCAGCGCGGTCGACGAGGTGCTGGCCAAACGCATCACGCTGACCCCCGGCGGCCGCGCGCTGGTCGCGACCATGCGGGCACACGGCGCCTACACCTGCCTCGTCTCGGGCGGCTTCACGCTGTTCACGACCGCGGTCGCCGCCAAGATCGGCTTCCAGGAGAACCGCGCCAACGAGCTCGTCGTGCGCGACGGCAAGTTCACCGGCGAGGTGAAAGAGCCGATCCTCGGCCGTGCCGCGAAGCTCGCGACGCTGGTGGACCTGATGGAATCGTTCGATCTCGACGATCTCGATTCGGTCGTGGTCGGCGACGGCGCCAATGACCTCGCGATGATCCAGGCGGCGGGGCTCGGCGTTGCCTATCACGCCAAGCCGGCCGTCGCAGCCGCCGCCGCGGCGCGGATCGATCACGGCGACCTCACCGCCTTGCTGTATGCGCAGGGGTATCGGCGGGACGAGTTCGTGGAGGCCTGA
- a CDS encoding EamA family transporter, whose amino-acid sequence MKPADILIAVLVAIIWGLAFVASRIALDEFSPELMTAMRFAIAALPCLFIPKPKVAWSLLIAISFTLFLGQFLSQAYGIAHGVPVGLTSVVVQSQALFTIGFAAVAFGERPTAKQTLGIVIAAAGLLMICGTVGYDFSVGAFAVLMIAPICFAVGNLLLRGARGAPMFDLFAWLCLTAAVPLFALTLVVDGPMPTIQSLIHMSLTGLICLLVIGAISTSIAYWLWGRLLRDYPAAQVVPFALLVPFVGSAASSIVFGERFGPLRLAGMLTVIGGIAVMVLARRPQALPKAA is encoded by the coding sequence ATGAAGCCGGCCGACATCCTCATCGCCGTTCTGGTGGCGATCATCTGGGGGCTTGCCTTCGTGGCGAGCCGGATCGCGCTCGACGAGTTTTCGCCGGAGCTGATGACGGCGATGCGCTTCGCCATTGCCGCGCTGCCGTGCCTGTTCATTCCCAAGCCGAAGGTCGCCTGGTCGCTGCTGATTGCCATCAGCTTCACGTTGTTTCTCGGACAGTTCCTGAGCCAGGCCTACGGCATTGCCCATGGCGTGCCGGTGGGGCTGACCAGCGTGGTCGTGCAGAGCCAGGCGTTGTTCACGATCGGCTTTGCCGCGGTTGCCTTCGGCGAGCGGCCGACGGCGAAGCAGACGCTGGGCATCGTGATCGCCGCAGCCGGGCTTTTGATGATCTGCGGCACCGTCGGCTATGATTTCAGCGTCGGCGCCTTCGCGGTGCTGATGATCGCGCCGATCTGCTTCGCCGTCGGCAATCTGCTGCTGCGGGGCGCCCGCGGTGCGCCGATGTTCGACCTGTTCGCCTGGCTATGCCTCACCGCGGCGGTGCCGCTGTTTGCGCTGACGCTGGTCGTCGACGGGCCGATGCCGACCATTCAGTCGTTGATCCACATGTCGCTCACCGGCCTGATCTGCCTGCTGGTCATCGGCGCCATCTCCACCAGCATCGCCTATTGGCTGTGGGGACGTCTGCTCCGCGACTATCCGGCTGCCCAGGTGGTGCCGTTCGCGCTGCTGGTGCCGTTCGTGGGATCGGCCGCCTCCAGCATCGTGTTCGGCGAGCGGTTCGGACCCTTGCGCCTCGCCGGCATGCTCACCGTGATCGGCGGGATTGCCGTGATGGTGCTGGCGCGGCGCCCTCAGGCGCTGCCCAAGGCGGCGTGA
- a CDS encoding LysE family translocator: MSQSMFYAFLAFMVVMYFTPGPNNIMLLSSGLTYGFRRTIPHIAGIVIGFAFMVAAVGLGLGTVFLTYPILQTILKYGGAVYLIYLAAAIAMSGPTRPGEGSGRGPMTFWGAAMFQWINAKGWVIVIGTITAYAAIAQFPLNIAIQTVISLLVGTISTVVWALFGTALRPVLTSERLVRAFNILMAVLLLASLYPVFMDA; this comes from the coding sequence ATGTCGCAATCGATGTTCTATGCTTTTCTGGCTTTCATGGTCGTGATGTATTTCACGCCCGGGCCAAACAACATCATGCTGCTGTCCTCGGGGCTGACCTACGGCTTCCGCCGCACCATCCCGCACATCGCCGGCATCGTGATCGGCTTTGCCTTCATGGTCGCCGCCGTCGGCCTCGGGCTCGGCACCGTGTTCCTGACCTATCCGATCCTCCAGACCATCTTGAAATATGGCGGTGCGGTCTACCTGATCTATCTTGCCGCTGCGATCGCCATGTCCGGCCCGACCAGGCCGGGTGAGGGGAGTGGCCGCGGCCCGATGACGTTCTGGGGCGCGGCCATGTTTCAGTGGATCAACGCCAAAGGGTGGGTGATCGTGATCGGCACCATCACGGCCTATGCGGCGATCGCCCAGTTTCCGCTCAATATCGCGATCCAGACCGTGATCAGCCTGCTCGTCGGCACGATCTCGACCGTGGTCTGGGCCCTGTTCGGCACCGCGTTGCGCCCTGTCCTCACCTCCGAGCGGCTGGTCCGCGCCTTCAACATCCTGATGGCGGTCCTGCTGCTCGCCTCCCTCTACCCCGTCTTCATGGATGCATGA
- a CDS encoding threonine dehydratase produces MFDLTELERAHAIVGQAVPATPARGWPLLSERLGTEVVVKHENHTPIGAFKVRGGLVYLDRLKRERSDIPGIISATRGNHGQSLAFAAGRHGVPAVIYVPRGNSVEKNRAMKAFGAELVEHGEDFQAAREEAERRAQFAGLHMVPSFHPDLVLGVATYALELFRSAPDLDVFYVPIGQGSGICGCIMARDLLGLTTEIVGVQSTEAPSYALSFAAGKIVTTETSNTRADGMATRIPDPDAFALIRKGAARIVQVTDDEVAAAIRAYWTDTHNLAEGAGAAALAAALQEKTKLRGKRVGLVLSGGNIDFDLFRRWVGTDTPAMA; encoded by the coding sequence ATGTTCGACCTGACGGAGCTCGAGCGCGCACATGCGATCGTGGGGCAGGCGGTGCCGGCGACGCCGGCACGCGGCTGGCCGCTGCTGAGCGAGCGCCTCGGCACCGAGGTCGTGGTCAAGCACGAGAACCACACGCCGATCGGTGCCTTCAAGGTGCGCGGCGGGCTGGTCTATCTGGATCGGCTGAAGCGCGAGCGGTCGGACATTCCCGGGATCATCTCGGCGACGCGCGGCAATCACGGCCAGAGCCTGGCCTTTGCCGCTGGCCGCCATGGTGTGCCGGCGGTGATCTACGTGCCGCGCGGCAACTCGGTCGAGAAGAATCGGGCCATGAAGGCCTTCGGCGCCGAACTGGTCGAGCATGGCGAGGACTTTCAGGCTGCGCGCGAGGAGGCCGAGCGTCGCGCGCAGTTCGCCGGTCTGCATATGGTGCCGTCGTTTCATCCGGATCTCGTGCTCGGCGTCGCCACCTACGCGCTCGAGCTGTTCCGCTCCGCGCCGGATCTCGATGTTTTCTATGTGCCGATCGGGCAGGGGTCCGGCATCTGCGGCTGCATCATGGCGCGCGACCTGCTCGGCCTGACGACCGAGATCGTCGGCGTGCAGTCGACCGAGGCGCCGTCCTACGCGCTGTCGTTTGCGGCCGGCAAGATCGTGACGACGGAGACCAGCAACACCCGGGCGGACGGCATGGCGACGCGTATTCCCGATCCCGATGCATTCGCGCTGATCCGCAAGGGCGCCGCGCGGATTGTCCAGGTGACTGACGACGAGGTGGCCGCGGCGATCCGCGCCTACTGGACCGACACGCACAATCTCGCCGAAGGCGCCGGCGCTGCCGCGCTCGCCGCGGCGCTTCAGGAAAAGACAAAGCTGCGAGGCAAGCGCGTCGGTCTCGTGCTGTCCGGCGGCAATATCGATTTCGATCTGTTCCGCCGTTGGGTCGGGACGGACACGCCGGCGATGGCGTGA
- a CDS encoding DUF2065 domain-containing protein, which yields MRSIAFADFLIGLGILFVLEGLMFAASPNWMRKAMKSAIATPDNILRAVGIGSAVAGLILIWVMRRPV from the coding sequence ATGAGGTCCATTGCGTTCGCCGACTTCCTCATCGGCCTGGGCATCCTGTTCGTGCTGGAAGGCTTGATGTTCGCGGCAAGTCCGAACTGGATGCGCAAGGCGATGAAGAGCGCCATCGCCACGCCGGACAACATCCTGCGGGCGGTCGGGATCGGTTCGGCCGTGGCCGGCCTGATCCTGATCTGGGTGATGCGGCGCCCGGTTTAG
- the ilvC gene encoding ketol-acid reductoisomerase — MRVYYDRDADLNLIKGKKVAIVGYGSQGHAHALNLKDSGVKEVAIALRKDSGSVKKAEAAGFKVMDVAEAAKWADLVMMLTPDELQGDIYREHLHDNMKKGAALVFAHGLNVHFNLLDPRADLDVLMIAPKGPGHTVRSEYQRGGGVPCLIAIAKDVSGNAHDLGLSYASAVGGGRAGIIETTFKEECETDLFGEQVVLCGGLVELIKGGYETLVEAGYAPEMAYFECLHEVKLIVDLIYEGGIANMNYSISNTAEYGEYVTGPRIVTAETKAEMKRVLADIQGGKFARDWMLENKVNQTSFKATRAKLAAHPIEEVGAKLRDMMPWIKKGALVDKSKN; from the coding sequence ATGCGTGTTTATTACGATCGCGACGCCGACCTGAACCTGATCAAGGGCAAGAAGGTCGCCATCGTCGGCTATGGCAGCCAGGGCCACGCCCATGCGCTCAACCTGAAGGACTCCGGCGTCAAGGAAGTCGCCATTGCGCTGCGCAAGGATTCGGGCTCGGTGAAGAAGGCGGAAGCCGCCGGCTTCAAGGTGATGGACGTCGCCGAAGCCGCCAAATGGGCCGACCTCGTCATGATGCTGACCCCGGACGAACTCCAGGGCGACATCTATCGCGAGCACCTGCACGACAACATGAAGAAGGGCGCCGCCCTCGTGTTCGCGCACGGCCTCAACGTCCACTTCAACCTGCTCGACCCGCGCGCTGACCTCGACGTGCTGATGATCGCGCCGAAGGGCCCTGGCCACACCGTGCGCTCGGAATATCAGCGCGGCGGCGGCGTGCCCTGCCTGATCGCGATCGCCAAGGACGTCTCGGGCAACGCCCATGACCTCGGCCTGTCCTACGCCTCCGCCGTCGGCGGCGGCCGCGCCGGCATCATCGAAACGACCTTCAAGGAAGAGTGCGAGACCGACCTGTTCGGCGAGCAGGTGGTGCTCTGCGGCGGCCTGGTCGAGCTGATCAAGGGCGGTTACGAGACGCTGGTCGAAGCCGGCTACGCGCCGGAGATGGCCTATTTCGAGTGCCTGCACGAAGTGAAGCTGATCGTCGACCTGATCTATGAAGGCGGCATCGCCAACATGAACTATTCGATCTCCAACACCGCGGAGTATGGCGAGTACGTCACCGGCCCGCGCATCGTCACCGCCGAGACCAAGGCCGAGATGAAGCGCGTTCTCGCCGACATCCAGGGCGGCAAGTTTGCTCGCGACTGGATGCTCGAGAACAAGGTCAACCAGACCTCGTTCAAGGCGACCCGCGCCAAGCTCGCCGCCCACCCGATCGAGGAAGTCGGCGCCAAGCTCCGCGACATGATGCCCTGGATCAAGAAGGGCGCGCTGGTCGACAAGAGCAAGAACTAA
- a CDS encoding acetolactate synthase 3 large subunit: MSDKSHDPNQMTGAAMIVRALIDHGVTDIFGYPGGAVLPIYDEIFQQSEVQHILVRHEQGAGHAAEGYARSTGKPGVALVTSGPGATNMVTPLTDALMDSIPLVCISGQVPTHLIGNDAFQECDTVGITRPCTKHNWLVRDVNDLAKVLHEAFYVATSGRPGPVLVDVPKDVQFATGTYHPPRKSDVHRSYAPRVKGDATQIRKAVSLLANAKRPVIYSGGGVINSGPEATRLLRELVEVTGFPITSTLMGLGAYPASGKNWLGMLGMHGTYEANMTMHDCDVMLCVGARFDDRITGRVDAFSPGSKKIHIDIDPSSINKNIRVDVPIIGDCGNILGDILQVFKAEAKKPDIKSWWQQIAQWRARNSLYYKKSNDVILPQHAIQSLFELTRGKDTYITTEVGQHQMWAAQFYGFEEPHRWMTSGGLGTMGYGLPAAIGVQVAHPDSLVIDIAGDASVQMTMQEMSTAVQYELPIKIFILNNQYMGMVRQWQQLLHGNRLSHSYSEALPDFVKLAEAYGGVGLQVHKPADLEGAIKEMISVKRPVLFDCRVAALENCFPMIPSGKAHNEMLLPEQANDEATAKAFAGGKALV; the protein is encoded by the coding sequence ATGAGTGACAAGAGCCACGATCCGAACCAGATGACCGGCGCCGCGATGATCGTCCGCGCGCTCATCGATCACGGCGTGACCGACATTTTCGGCTATCCCGGCGGCGCGGTGCTTCCGATCTACGACGAGATCTTCCAGCAGAGCGAAGTCCAGCACATCCTGGTCCGTCACGAGCAGGGCGCGGGCCATGCGGCCGAAGGCTATGCGCGCTCGACCGGCAAGCCGGGCGTTGCGCTGGTGACCTCCGGCCCCGGCGCCACCAACATGGTGACGCCGCTCACCGACGCGCTGATGGACTCGATCCCGCTGGTCTGCATCTCCGGCCAGGTGCCGACGCATCTGATCGGCAACGACGCGTTCCAGGAATGCGACACCGTCGGCATCACGCGCCCCTGCACCAAGCACAATTGGCTGGTGCGGGACGTCAACGACCTCGCCAAAGTGCTGCATGAGGCCTTCTATGTCGCAACCTCGGGCCGTCCGGGTCCGGTGCTGGTCGACGTCCCCAAGGACGTGCAGTTCGCGACTGGCACCTATCATCCGCCGCGCAAGTCCGACGTGCACCGCTCCTATGCGCCGCGCGTGAAGGGCGATGCGACGCAGATCCGCAAGGCCGTGTCGCTGCTCGCCAATGCCAAGCGCCCCGTCATCTACAGCGGCGGCGGCGTCATCAATTCCGGCCCCGAGGCGACCAGGCTCCTGCGCGAACTGGTCGAGGTCACCGGTTTTCCGATCACCTCGACGCTGATGGGTCTGGGCGCGTATCCGGCATCGGGCAAGAACTGGCTCGGCATGCTCGGCATGCACGGCACCTATGAGGCCAACATGACCATGCATGATTGCGACGTCATGCTGTGCGTCGGTGCGCGCTTCGACGACCGCATCACCGGCCGGGTCGATGCGTTCTCGCCGGGTTCGAAGAAGATCCACATCGACATCGACCCGTCCTCGATCAACAAGAACATCCGCGTCGACGTGCCGATCATCGGCGATTGCGGCAACATCCTCGGCGACATCCTCCAGGTGTTCAAGGCGGAGGCGAAGAAGCCCGACATCAAGTCGTGGTGGCAGCAGATCGCGCAATGGCGTGCCCGCAACTCGCTCTATTACAAGAAGAGCAACGACGTCATCCTGCCGCAGCACGCGATCCAGAGCCTGTTCGAGCTGACGCGCGGCAAGGACACCTATATCACGACCGAGGTCGGCCAGCACCAGATGTGGGCCGCGCAGTTCTACGGCTTCGAGGAGCCGCATCGCTGGATGACGTCGGGCGGTCTCGGCACCATGGGCTACGGCCTGCCGGCGGCGATCGGCGTGCAGGTGGCCCATCCGGACAGCCTCGTCATCGACATCGCGGGCGATGCCTCGGTGCAGATGACGATGCAGGAGATGTCGACGGCGGTGCAGTACGAGCTGCCGATCAAGATCTTCATCCTGAACAACCAGTACATGGGCATGGTGCGGCAGTGGCAGCAGCTTCTGCACGGCAACCGCCTGTCGCATTCCTACTCGGAGGCGCTGCCTGACTTCGTCAAGCTCGCTGAAGCCTATGGCGGCGTCGGCCTGCAGGTGCACAAGCCCGCCGATCTCGAGGGCGCCATCAAGGAGATGATCTCGGTCAAGCGCCCGGTGCTGTTCGACTGCCGCGTCGCGGCGCTCGAAAACTGCTTCCCGATGATCCCCTCCGGCAAGGCGCACAACGAGATGCTGTTGCCGGAGCAGGCCAACGACGAGGCCACCGCGAAGGCATTCGCCGGCGGCAAGGCGCTGGTGTGA